The Setaria viridis chromosome 9, Setaria_viridis_v4.0, whole genome shotgun sequence sequence CAGGAGACGTGCCTCGACGGGTTCGAGAACACCACGACGGACGCCGCGGCCAAGATGCGCAGGGCGCTCAACACCTCGCAGGAGCTGACGGAGAACATACTCGCCCTCGTGGACGAGTTCTCTGAGACGCTCGCCAGCCTGGGCCTGCCGAGCTTCCACCGCCGGCTGCTCGCGGGCAACGGCGGTGCGCCGTCGTGGATGACCGACGACGCCAAGCGCCGGGTGCTGAAGGCCACCCCCGGCTCGCCCGACTTCAAGCCGGAcgtgacggtggcggcggacggcaGCGGCGACTTCAAGACCATCAACGCGGCGCTGGCCAAGGTTCCGACGAAGAGCGCCACCGCGTACGTGATGTACGTGAAGGCCGGGACGTACAAGGAGTACGTGTCGGTGCCCCGGAACGTGACGAACCTGGTGGtggtcggcgacggcgccacCAAGACGGTGGTGACGGGCAGCAAGAGCTTCGCGATGAACATCACGACCAAGGACACGGCAACGATGGAGGTGATCGGGAACGGGTTCCTGATGCGCGGCGTGGGCGTGGAGAACACGGCGGGCGCCCGGAACCaccaggcggtggcgctgcggGTGCAGAGCGACATGTCGGCCTTCTACGAGTGCCGCTTCGACGGGTACCAGGACACGCTGTACACGCACACGTCGCGGCAATACTACCGCGACTGCGTGGTGACGGGCACCATCGACTTCATCTTCGGCAACGCGCAGGTGGTGTTCCAGAACTGCCTCATCCAGGTGCGCAAGTGCATGGACAACCAGCAGAACATCGTGACGGCGCAGGGCCGCAAGGAGAGGCGCTCGGCGGGGGGCACGGTCATCCACAACTGCACCGTGGAGCCGCACCCGGAGTTCGAGTCGAGCGCCGGGAGGCTCAAGACCTACCTGGGGAGGCCGTGGAAGGAGCACTCGCGCACGCTCTACATCCAGTCGGAGATCGGCGGGTTCGTCGACCCGCAGGGGTGGCTGCCGTGGCTCGGCGACTTCGGCCTCAGCACCTGCTACTACGCCGAGGTGGAGAACCACGGGCCCGGGGCCGACACCAGCAAGCGCGCCAAGTGGAAGGGCGTCAAGAACATCACCTACCAGCAGGCGCAGCAGAAGTACACCGTCGAGAGGTTCATCCAGGGACAGACGTGGCTCCCCAAGCTCGGCGTGCCCTTCATCCCGGGGCTCCTGCCGCAGAATCAAACCGGCAGGATACACTGAGAGCCATGGCCATGCGCGTGGAAGATGTATATATGCACATGCACGGGTTGTGACTTGTGAATTCTGATCGGCGGTCTGCGTTGTCGATGTGGACCAACATTTACAGTGGTGGTTGTTTTGTTGGCTGCGATTGTTGATGTTGTGACTGCTGATTATATGGGAAGAAAAATGCTGTGCAGAATTCACTAATGAGTGCACACCGTACCTGAGCATCATAAACAGGCAATACTCTTGGCGAATACACTACAATTGGTGGTGATAGGCACACCAGTTCAGAATTAGAAGAATATCAGAACTAGCAAGAGAGCACAACGTGATCTAACAAGACTAAATGCAAAGGCTTCACAGGACACCCAAAAAATAGCTTCATTGAATGGGATCAGATTCCGATTACATACAGGGCAACCAATGGAAACAACTATGGCCGACTACTCCACGCTCGGATCAGCAAAACTGCAGCTTTCTAACAAGACATTTCCCAGCTGCAAGAGAGCCCTATGCGTTAACAGGAATGGCTGGCTACCTAACCTAGGTCTATATCATTTACAGGGTGAA is a genomic window containing:
- the LOC117838132 gene encoding probable pectinesterase/pectinesterase inhibitor 21; the encoded protein is MKGAVIGASSVLVVAVIAAVCVVSFKGHGGKEDEGEMSTSVKSIKSFCQPVDYKETCERALEATAGNATSPTDLAKVIFKVTSDRIEKAARESAVLNDLKNDPRTSGALRNCKELLDYAIDDLKTTFDRLGGFEMTNFKAAVDDLKTWLSSALTYQETCLDGFENTTTDAAAKMRRALNTSQELTENILALVDEFSETLASLGLPSFHRRLLAGNGGAPSWMTDDAKRRVLKATPGSPDFKPDVTVAADGSGDFKTINAALAKVPTKSATAYVMYVKAGTYKEYVSVPRNVTNLVVVGDGATKTVVTGSKSFAMNITTKDTATMEVIGNGFLMRGVGVENTAGARNHQAVALRVQSDMSAFYECRFDGYQDTLYTHTSRQYYRDCVVTGTIDFIFGNAQVVFQNCLIQVRKCMDNQQNIVTAQGRKERRSAGGTVIHNCTVEPHPEFESSAGRLKTYLGRPWKEHSRTLYIQSEIGGFVDPQGWLPWLGDFGLSTCYYAEVENHGPGADTSKRAKWKGVKNITYQQAQQKYTVERFIQGQTWLPKLGVPFIPGLLPQNQTGRIH